ggatgcaatagtttctagagcttggtcaaaacataaaaattattgtgttatgtcttataaaacttttggcactagttttattcaatttgcagctttggagaccaagttaagacatttttgccaaaactggtcaggcataccaaaggaacagtgttttggtcaatttctaagttagcagttttagtgacctaaattttgctaataatttgacttagttaaagacaaaactgggtcaagtggtcttcatgaaaagtgtggccctatgtctcagctttccattgatgtaaattttaggtcatttggatcagtatagagagagttatgactaaatgaacacgtactgttcatttggtcatttttttggatttcaatgtttggtcatctgggtttgggcagagaattggtcatgattttgacagaatttagatggggtttcttcttgaaaaatgaaggtttggatgtcccaaaacacctccaattggcctcataccaattggagtcacacattatcagttagggttcaacaaacacactggactcattaagtcccaacctgcaaaaaatttgacactcccaaaattcaatctcctccttctccaaactccaaataagcacaCATGTCACTTCTATTAGcatcaatctcaacacaatttgatcaaattcaaAAATGTCACAAGATCCCCAATTTCAAGTgcacaaccctaatttcaaacatcaaattcacatatataaccatgaaatcaactcccacatataataccttgttaattaacttccctaactaaactaaaactaacaaaatccatcattttcatggttcctctagggctaccgaaattaagggtttctttcccaaatttttctttttaatttcatgtaaatctttacttggtttagcatgattttcatgcttaaagaagagattaagagttttgagcactaacctttttttgtaacttgttaaacttcactttccttgcttctttttggtatctatagcttccttagggtgtggagagtatttttaatgaagagtgttatgggttttgatgaggaaatgagggagaaatcaagcttggagctTGAATTACAATGGTGGAAATGAGGGACAAGGGTGGGCGGCACAAtggagaaaaaggaagaagatggagagaaaaggttgGTTGGTTTTGTCATTttatggtatatatatattttatttgtgtactttaaatttttaatttttcataagccatttttcttttcttttcctttcttttcttttcttttcttttcttcttctttctctcctcatttccctaattcaaattcataaaaatattttatgttaattattttatttttcaaatttttaatttgacatttaggtcaaaattcacctctaaggtgaaatgatcaaattgCCCTTTATGGTGCATGTcggtttatttttattattttattttcttaaaatttttcctatattttcttaacatatatttcatcaatttatgcctctcCACTATAGTCTAAgcatagtttcagacattttgactgtccgaatagaTATTGAttgtcgaaacagtaaaatgtacggactacctatggtgagggcgttacagaagTAGCTTGAGAAAGAGAGGCAACAGAGGCAAACAGAAAAATAAGCTATCACAGAGCAATTTGAGATGCGTTTGGAAGACATGAGACACTCAATGATAGAAGATATGATGAGACTAGCCAGAGGCTTGCCAACGCCTCTACCTCCAACTTTGCCTCCACCTCCACTTAGCCAGGATTGATGATTTTATATTTTAACTTTAACTTATTAAActttagtatttttattttactcaagtttacatttattttatcatatatatggagtattattattaataatattattagattttattgttattattattattattattattattattattattattattattatttgcattCGCTatgtactatttatttttaagcattaataattaaatttacaagcataaaattattttaaaaattataaaaaaacttATTGACCAAACCATTTAGTAgataaacatttttaaaaaaaatcataaaaataattaccgatgaaataaattagtaaataaacattttaaaattattaaaaaaattatctacGAATGATACTGGTAGGTAAACATTCttgaaatattattaaaaaaaaattacttacaAAATAAAATGATAGGTAAACATTTTGAAAaactattaaaaatatttactgaCTACAAAATTTGTCGATAATTGTTACATTTttcatcattataattattttatcaaTCAATTTTTGTCGTAGATAATTAGCTACGTAATTTTTCATTGGTAAAATTATCGGTAATTCTATTAACCTACATTTCCATCAAGAAATTGCctagaaaaaatattatttacctaTGAAGTATTAAATCAGTAAAATTAACGAAAACATTTTCTTGCCAGTAAAATTCACCTGCGCATAAAATTgtggaaaaaaaaattacatcaaTAAATTTGCCAATAATTCTAACTACATACGAAAAATAGGTAAATTTTCGtcggtattttttatttttaattttttttcttgtagtgATTGGATTAAATTAGACtagataataattatttttattatgaacacACTCtaataaaagataattaataaatattataagatataaattaataatttaattgtaaattatatgcaaatataaatataattatatataaatatatattaaatattttttgaaataGGTATATATGAAATACTtaattgtatataaatatataattaattatattaaatttgtataatatatttaaaaatatataaaattaattttaatttttttttattgtcataTAATTTAATATGGGCTTGATATAattcttaatttaattattaataaataatcaaaattatatCAAAACAATAAAATGAATCCAACTTAGCATCTGTATAACATCGATTTTTCTTGTGGTTCGTGATAACCGCCAGTTTGGACTAAACAATAAAAAGTTGACCCATGCAAGTCTAACTGGCAATTTCTTCGAAGTTGCCTCTTTcactctccctcttccattccacaTCAAACTTATTTCTTTTCCCTATTTCAACCTTTCGTCGCCATTAAATCAACATAtgattttcattttaaattattttaatattttttctcaCTGCTGTTCATGATTCCCACAAGATCGAATTCAACTTGTTTATTTCCTTCTTTCTTATAGAATTTAGGGCCGCATCCATTAATCTCATCACCAAACCCTCTTTTAACCTTTTTCATGTTTTTACCTGTCCTTGCTTTTCTCATACCCATATTTCTCACTTTTGTTGTTTTCCCTTTTACTGGATGGATGAAACTTGCCTCCCACTATGGATAAGAACACTTCACTGGCAAACAAGCCGACCCTCTTTTCATTTTTAGTTTACCATTCTTGAATTCTCTCCTTCCTcttctttttatatttttctgTTGGGTATTGCTTAGATATGGATTTTTAGTACCTCTTCCGCGAAACCTTAGCTTTAAGAACAATGGCTAAGGCATTGTTGTTGGTTATTTTCATCTGGGTACTTCTTATCGGTTTTGTTTCCTGCCAAAGGCCTAAATTTGTCAATATTGGTGCAGTTTTTACTTTTGATTCGGTTATTGGTAGAGCTGCAAGGCCAGCAATAGAGGCTGCAGTGTCTGATATTAATAGGGATACAAGAATTCTCAATGGGACAGAGCTGAGGCTGTTTACGCAAGATGCTAAGTGTAATGTCTTCTTGGGTTCTATTGGAGGTAACCTTCAAATTCTCTTCCttgattttggtcatttcttgcaatttaactaGGATAATTTAGAAGTGGTAGACTTGACTGGAGCTTTGAGGATTATATATCATCTGTGTGTGATTctcttaatgtataattttattttcatgtGTTGAACTTTGCCAACTGCCTTTTGTCTGGTTGAGTACTAAGGTGCAGGAGCtttcaattttcaattttgaattcTCTTTTTAGCTAAATTATCCAATTTTGGCATCCATAATCTACTTTCCATGGCTTTAGCTACTAAGTTCTTACTGCTTAAAGTCCTTTATGATGGGTTCAGTTTCAAAATTTGGTATTGGATTTCTAAACACAGAATTGAAGTTCTTGCTCATTTGCATTATCTTGATTTTACCTTTCTCTTTTCTGCCAGCTTTTCAGATACTTGAGAAACAAGTAGTGGCCATAATTGGTCCGCAATCCTCTGGAATAGCTCATATGATTTCTGAAATTGCAAATGGTCTCCAAGTGCCCCTTGTTTCATATGCTGCTACTGATCCCACTCTATCTGCCCTTCAGTTCCCCTTTTTTCTGAGAACCACACAAAGTGACTCGAATCAGATGGCTGCCATGGCTGATTTGATTgatttttatggttggaaacaggTCATTGCAATATATGTGGATGATGATGCTGGGAGGAATGGGGTAGCTGCTTTGGATGATCAACTTGAAAAGAAAATggcaaaaatatataaaatgaagTTGTCTGTCAATTTTGATGAAAGTGAGATAATGGATTTGCTTAAGCAATCCAAACTGCTTGGTCCTCGTGTTTATGTTGTTCATGTTAATCCAGACCCCAGATTGAGAATCTTTACCAGTGTCCAAAAACTTCAAATGATGAATGACAATTATGTTTGGCTTGCAACAGATTGGCTTTCAACTACAATAGATTCATTCTCTCAGATGAATCAAACTTCACTTGGTGCTCTTCAAGGAGTGGTTGGGCTTCGTCAACATATTCCAGAGTCTAGCGAGAAGAAATCTTTTCTGTCTCGATGGAGAGTAATGCAGCAGAAGGGTTCTGCAAGTTCTGAGCTGAATACCTATGGGCTTCAGGCCTATGATACAGTTTGGGCAGTTGCTTATGCAATTGATAGGTTCATTTATGAATTCAGGAATATTACATTTTCTTCCAATGACAAGCTAAATGGCATGAAAACATCAGAATTACGGCTGGACCAGCTCAAAGTCTTTAACAATGGAAGCAATCTACGTAACAGAATATTGCAGACGAACTTCACTGGTTTAAGTGGTCACATTCAATTTAATCATGACCAGAACATTGAGAGTGGTggttatgatgtcattaatattGAGCATATGTCCATTCATATAGTTGGTTATTGGTCTAATGTCTCAGGTTTCTCACTTTTACCTCCAGAGACTCACCAAGGGGATCAAACTAACAGTTCTCGTGTGGATCAGAAGCTTCAAAAGATTACTTGGCCTGGTGGAAAGATTGAAAGGCCACGTGGTTGGGTAATTGCTGACAATGAAAGACCATTGAGAATTGGAGTGCCATACAGAGCTAGTTTTGTTGATTTTGCTACCAAAGTAAACAAGAGCCACAAAATCGAGGGATATTGTATAGATGTGTTCCTTGAAGCAAGGAAACTAGTTCCTTATGACGTGCCTTACAGGTTTGAGCTTTTTGGGAATGGTCGGTTCAATCCCAATTATAATGAGCTCATACGGATGGTGGCAGCAGATGTAAGTAAATAATATTGCCTTTCATTATTGGTGAGAGCAAAAGCAAATACAAAATTTATGCAAGGCCTCTGGGGTGAGCACAATCTGGCAATAAATGGAAAACATGCAGAAACTCTGGAGTTACTGCTCCCAGGCATGCCTGGAAAATCATTAATACCAAAATGTCTCCATGTATCTTATAAATGCGTTATTACTTGAATATGCCTTATCTATCTGTATGATTAAATTTTATCTTCACCCTTGTGAGGAAAAAAACAGCAGAGGTTTATGGAAAATATATCATGTAGATCTTGGTCCGGTTGAGATCCATGCCGTGATGGGTCTACCCTGAATGCTGCGTTTGTAAACCTTGTATATATTAAAGGTAGAACTTAGGCAAAGCTTGTTTATTCTTTAATGTTTTGTTCTCAGGTGTTTGATGCAGCTGTTGGAGACATTGCAATTGTAACAAACCGGACAAAGATAGTGGATTTTTCTCAGCCTTATGCTGCTACTGGTCTTGTCATTGTGGCTCCAGTCAGGAATTCAAAATCAAGTGCTTGGGTGTTTCTTAAACCATTCACCGTGGAGATGTGGTGTGTCACAGCAGCATCTTTTGTAATGATTGCCGTGGTTATTTGGGTTCTTGAACATCGAGTTAATGATGATTTCAGGGGTCCTCCTAGAAAGCAGATTGTGACAATGTTCATGTACGTTTGTCAATATTTACGTGAAGTCTTTTTAAAATCTTCCTTCCACTTTACCCCCCAGTTCACTGTTGCAATGGATAAAGATAATGTGTCCACGATAATTAACTTCTTACATTATTCAACTGCTACTTTTTGCAGGTTCAGCTTCTCAACACTATTCAAGGCAAATCGTAAGGGATCCTTTGGCTTTAATAATTTATTCCCtttatattaaaatatgaatCTATCTTTGAGCTCCTAGCTCCTAAACATGTTTCTTCCAAAAGCCTATTGCTGTAATCTCATTCTTAACTTAAATTTTCAGACATCACTTTCATTTTTAAAAATCCGAAGTAGTGGTAATCATACTAACTCTTCCAGTTGCCCTTGAGAGGAAACTGAAATGTTCAAATGAAAATTTGACCTATCACCTATGTTCAAATGAAAATTAGACCTATCACCTATTGCTTGCACATGTAACTTTAAATCTGCTCTGCTTTGTTAATATCATAAAcccttcaaaacttttctgttacAGAAAATcattcagaaaattatgatttgaagcTATTTTGAATTAGATTATTAGTTTTTActtcagttcagaatcctgtttTTGCATACTGAAAATGCTGTATAATGAGCATTcctattaaagtaattatataaaGCAATCATTGTTTTTCTGTTGCCTGTTCAATCATTTAGTAGCCCTTCTTATTGTAGTATGCAATGGAAATTTCTTGGAAGGTAAGTCATATTTATAAGGTTTGTATTATCATTTAATTGCAGAAGAAACTACCGTAAGTCCACTTGGACGCATGGTGATGGTAATATGGCTTTTCTTATTGATGGTCATAACTGCAAGCTATACAGCAAGTTTGACTTCTATTCTTACTGTTCAGCAGCTTTCATCACCCATTACTGGTATTGAAAGCTTGATTGCAAGTAATTGGCCTATCGGATACCAAGTAGGGTCATTTGCCTATGGCTACCTATCTGAAAGTCTTTATATACCTCCTTCTAGACTTGTTTCTCTTAAGTCCCCAGTGGAGTATGAAAAAGCATTGAGGCTAGGCCCAAATAACGGTGGTGTGGCTGCAATAGTAGATGAGCTTCCATATGTAGAGCTTTTTCTCACAAACCAAAGTCAATTTGGGATCATTGGGCAACCATTTACCAGGGGTGGATGGGGATTTGTAAGTACCTTCCTTTACAAGCAATTGAGCCTTCTCACATCACACACAAGAATGGTGTTTAATGGGCTGCTTGATAAGCCTGTAACTGATTTATATCTGGTTACCAAGCAAGTCCCCTAAAAGAAAAAAGAGCATGCTTATGTTTTATCATACACTGaacaatttttcttttaattattattgtacATTCATCTCCAAATGCATGTAGCATGAAATAATATGACTGAGGTGGAACTGCAAACTGAGTTGTCattcataagaaaaaaaaatgaaatattttcatttttgaagGAAATATAAGATAATTAAAAGTTCTTACTgtttttgcattttcttcttcttttccatATTCTGCAACTAAAGCTCATCCTCCATTGGAATGGGAAAAATTGTTTTGCTTGTTTATCTTAAACCTGAACTTTCTCTGAAATGTTCTTCATTGTAATAATCAGGCTTTTCAAAGAGAATCTCAACTTGCTGTTGACATGTCTACTGCAATTCTAAAACTTTCCGAGACTGGTGAGCTTCAGAGGATCCATGAGAGATGGTTCTGTAAGAAGGGCTGCGCTGGAGAGAAGAGGCGAAATTCTGAGCCTAACCGACTGCATTTGATCAGCTTCTGGGGTCTATATCTTCTGTGTGGTGTCTTCACTATTTTAGCCCTTCTAGTATTTCTACTAAGAGTGGTTCGCCAATTTGTGCGCTATAAACGTAGGCAAATGGAACTGGCTTCTTCATCCTCAAATTCATCAACCACTCACTGCTCTCAAGTCATTTTTCACTTTTTTGACTTCATTGATGAGAGAGAAGAAGCCATCAAGAAAATGTTCGCCCAGTGTGAGAATTCTACGCCCAAATGAGCTTGGAAAGATCAAACAACTGTTCCAAGGAAATCAAAGGACTTGCAAATGATGTTGATTGAAGGATTTGGCATTGAATAGATTTTAGTTCATGTGTATACTCATTATATCCTGCAAGTGTAGAGAACCCAGCAATGTAGATAGATACCTTGTCAATATTACTTAAAATGGTGTAAAAATAGTATGACAAGTTTTCACCCTCTACCTATAGTGGAATAGCATGTAATATTTTAGATAAATATTATGTTACCCTCTGTttgttttttgaaaaatttaaaatttttcaacatTTGGTACGTTTAAAAAATGGatcaatagaaaatatttttctatttaaaagaaaaattaaaccacttttaaaaaaaatgattttattttttcaagaaatAGATTTTAACAATCTTATTaaaacataaaaatatttttatatatacaacataaatatttatcatttatttaatattatagctaaataataaagaaaatatttttctaaaaaataatttttataaaaaatattttttatatacagTTTATTTTCCACGAAGTAAACTAAGCCTACATGATATTAGAACATTAGTTGAGCAATTCTTTTTCGTTTTTCAAGAATGAAGTTGAGCAATTTTTTCTTGGACAGTTGAGAACTGGAGAATTGATTCATATCCAAGTCATCTTGTGCGGCGGATCAAACCTTCAGTCTTATCGTTATTTTACCGCAATTGAATGTTGCAGCTGTGTTATTACTGCAATTTTACTAATGAACAAGCTAGTTCACtgtattttcttctttcttcttcaatcctaATTGATACGGACTAAAAATTATACATCCCACAGAATGATAACAAGTGGCACCAAGAGCTGTTGTACAAGACATTTGTGTTCGACTTGAGAGTTCTACAACAAAGGCTAGGAAGGATCCTACTTTGATTCTATCGACTTAATCCAACTCTTATATCCTCAAAGGATATCAGTCAATTCAAACAAATCAAACATTGGACTATCATAGACACACTTAATAAGACCTACATTAAAGGAGAAGTACATGTAATGTGACCATTCTTAGTGACGTTATTCCTGTCTATTTACAGTAGATTTGCCTCTGACGCATATCTCAAGTCTCTCAAATATCTCAAATTTGATCCATAATCAAATCATATGACAAACTTCATCATTCCAGCAGAACTCCTTTAATCAAAGCAGGACATCTAGATCAATTACGATGTATTTCCCATAGGTTTTTCGAATACTTCTCCAAATATCCTAGCAAGGCAAACAAGTCCTAATAAAAaaggattcttttttt
This sequence is a window from Hevea brasiliensis isolate MT/VB/25A 57/8 chromosome 10, ASM3005281v1, whole genome shotgun sequence. Protein-coding genes within it:
- the LOC110646911 gene encoding glutamate receptor 3.7-like isoform X2 encodes the protein MAKALLLVIFIWVLLIGFVSCQRPKFVNIGAVFTFDSVIGRAARPAIEAAVSDINRDTRILNGTELRLFTQDAKCNVFLGSIGAFQILEKQVVAIIGPQSSGIAHMISEIANGLQVPLVSYAATDPTLSALQFPFFLRTTQSDSNQMAAMADLIDFYGWKQVIAIYVDDDAGRNGVAALDDQLEKKMAKIYKMKLSVNFDESEIMDLLKQSKLLGPRVYVVHVNPDPRLRIFTSVQKLQMMNDNYVWLATDWLSTTIDSFSQMNQTSLGALQGVVGLRQHIPESSEKKSFLSRWRVMQQKGSASSELNTYGLQAYDTVWAVAYAIDRFIYEFRNITFSSNDKLNGMKTSELRLDQLKVFNNGSNLRNRILQTNFTGLSGHIQFNHDQNIESGGYDVINIEHMSIHIVGYWSNVSGFSLLPPETHQGDQTNSSRVDQKLQKITWPGGKIERPRGWVIADNERPLRIGVPYRASFVDFATKVNKSHKIEGYCIDVFLEARKLVPYDVPYRFELFGNGRFNPNYNELIRMVAADVFDAAVGDIAIVTNRTKIVDFSQPYAATGLVIVAPVRNSKSSAWVFLKPFTVEMWCVTAASFVMIAVVIWVLEHRVNDDFRGPPRKQIVTMFMFSFSTLFKANQETTVSPLGRMVMLSSPITGIESLIASNWPIGYQVGSFAYGYLSESLYIPPSRLVSLKSPVEYEKALRLGPNNGGVAAIVDELPYVELFLTNQSQFGIIGQPFTRGGWGFAFQRESQLAVDMSTAILKLSETGELQRIHERWFCKKGCAGEKRRNSEPNRLHLISFWGLYLLCGVFTILALLVFLLRVVRQFVRYKRRQMELASSSSNSSTTHCSQVIFHFFDFIDEREEAIKKMFAQCENSTPK
- the LOC110646911 gene encoding glutamate receptor 3.7-like isoform X1, producing MAKALLLVIFIWVLLIGFVSCQRPKFVNIGAVFTFDSVIGRAARPAIEAAVSDINRDTRILNGTELRLFTQDAKCNVFLGSIGAFQILEKQVVAIIGPQSSGIAHMISEIANGLQVPLVSYAATDPTLSALQFPFFLRTTQSDSNQMAAMADLIDFYGWKQVIAIYVDDDAGRNGVAALDDQLEKKMAKIYKMKLSVNFDESEIMDLLKQSKLLGPRVYVVHVNPDPRLRIFTSVQKLQMMNDNYVWLATDWLSTTIDSFSQMNQTSLGALQGVVGLRQHIPESSEKKSFLSRWRVMQQKGSASSELNTYGLQAYDTVWAVAYAIDRFIYEFRNITFSSNDKLNGMKTSELRLDQLKVFNNGSNLRNRILQTNFTGLSGHIQFNHDQNIESGGYDVINIEHMSIHIVGYWSNVSGFSLLPPETHQGDQTNSSRVDQKLQKITWPGGKIERPRGWVIADNERPLRIGVPYRASFVDFATKVNKSHKIEGYCIDVFLEARKLVPYDVPYRFELFGNGRFNPNYNELIRMVAADVFDAAVGDIAIVTNRTKIVDFSQPYAATGLVIVAPVRNSKSSAWVFLKPFTVEMWCVTAASFVMIAVVIWVLEHRVNDDFRGPPRKQIVTMFMFSFSTLFKANQETTVSPLGRMVMVIWLFLLMVITASYTASLTSILTVQQLSSPITGIESLIASNWPIGYQVGSFAYGYLSESLYIPPSRLVSLKSPVEYEKALRLGPNNGGVAAIVDELPYVELFLTNQSQFGIIGQPFTRGGWGFAFQRESQLAVDMSTAILKLSETGELQRIHERWFCKKGCAGEKRRNSEPNRLHLISFWGLYLLCGVFTILALLVFLLRVVRQFVRYKRRQMELASSSSNSSTTHCSQVIFHFFDFIDEREEAIKKMFAQCENSTPK